In one Thioclava sp. ES.031 genomic region, the following are encoded:
- the dnaN gene encoding DNA polymerase III subunit beta, translating into MKFSIERAALLKAVSQAQSVVERRNTIPILANVLIEAEGDTVQFRATDLDIEVVDKAPAQVEQAGATTVSAVMLHEIVRKLPDGALVSISDDPTAGRLNVQAGRSSFNLATLPKEDFPVMASSEYTANFTAKAGVLKRLFDKSKFAISTEETRYYLNGVYMHIATGEDGQVLRCVATDGHRLARIDSGLPDGASGMPGVIVPRKTVNELRKLLEDDDQEIAVSVSETKVRFATPVITLTSKVIDGTFPDYTRVIPTGNTRQLEVDASEFAKAVDRVATVSSERSRAVKLALDADKLVLSVNAPDAGAAEEELVVAYADEPLEIGFNAKYLLEIASQVDRENAVFLFNSSGDPTLMREGGDTSAVYVVMPMRV; encoded by the coding sequence ATGAAATTCAGCATCGAACGCGCCGCTCTGCTCAAGGCCGTCTCGCAAGCGCAATCCGTTGTGGAACGCCGCAACACGATCCCGATCCTTGCAAACGTCCTGATCGAAGCCGAAGGCGACACCGTCCAGTTCCGCGCGACCGACCTCGACATCGAGGTGGTCGACAAGGCGCCCGCGCAGGTCGAACAGGCCGGGGCCACGACCGTCTCGGCGGTCATGCTGCATGAAATCGTGCGCAAATTGCCCGACGGCGCGCTGGTCTCGATCTCGGACGATCCGACCGCCGGGCGTCTGAACGTGCAGGCCGGCCGGTCGAGCTTCAACCTCGCCACGCTGCCGAAGGAAGACTTCCCGGTGATGGCCTCCTCGGAATACACCGCGAATTTCACGGCCAAGGCCGGGGTGCTCAAGCGCCTGTTCGACAAGTCGAAATTCGCGATCTCGACCGAAGAGACCCGCTATTATCTCAACGGCGTCTATATGCATATCGCGACCGGCGAAGACGGTCAGGTCCTGCGCTGCGTCGCGACCGACGGTCACCGTCTGGCGCGTATCGATTCCGGCCTGCCGGACGGCGCCTCGGGCATGCCCGGCGTGATCGTACCGCGCAAAACGGTGAACGAGCTGCGCAAGCTGCTGGAAGATGACGATCAGGAAATCGCGGTCTCCGTGTCGGAAACCAAGGTCCGTTTCGCGACCCCGGTGATCACGCTGACCTCGAAGGTCATCGACGGCACCTTCCCCGATTACACCCGCGTCATCCCGACCGGAAACACTCGCCAGCTCGAAGTCGACGCGTCCGAATTCGCGAAAGCGGTGGACCGTGTGGCGACCGTCTCGTCCGAGCGTTCGCGCGCGGTGAAGCTCGCGCTCGACGCCGACAAGCTGGTGCTGTCGGTCAACGCGCCCGATGCCGGTGCCGCGGAAGAAGAGCTGGTCGTGGCCTATGCCGACGAGCCGCTGGAGATCGGTTTCAACGCGAAATACCTGCTCGAAATCGCGAGCCAGGTCGATCGCGAGAATGCCGTCTTCCTGTTCAACTCCTCGGGCGATCCGACCCTGATGCGCGAAGGTGGCGACACCTCGGCGGTCTATGTGGTCATGCCGATGCGCGTGTGA
- the mutM gene encoding bifunctional DNA-formamidopyrimidine glycosylase/DNA-(apurinic or apyrimidinic site) lyase translates to MPELPEVETVRRGLVPAMEGHRIERAEVNRPDLRWPLPERMAERLQGARIDRLRRRSKYILADLDSGESLLIHLGMSGRMLVSGVTLGEFHLDHPAPAKHDHVVLHMSGGGRVTFNDARRFGAMDLVLTEREQAHWLLAGLGPEPFGNDFHEDYLVEALKRRATPIKSALLDQHVVAGLGNIYVCEVLHRAGIDPRRQAKRISNLRLASLVPIIREVLSEAISAGGSSLRDHRQADGELGYFQHSFHVYDREDTPCTTCATPIRRIVQSGRSTFFCPSCQK, encoded by the coding sequence ATGCCCGAATTGCCCGAGGTCGAGACGGTTCGTCGCGGGTTGGTCCCGGCCATGGAAGGCCATCGGATCGAGCGCGCCGAAGTCAATCGGCCCGACCTGCGCTGGCCCCTGCCCGAGCGGATGGCGGAGCGGTTGCAAGGTGCCCGCATCGACCGACTGCGGCGACGGTCGAAATATATCCTCGCCGATCTCGACAGCGGGGAGAGTCTGCTGATCCATCTGGGCATGTCCGGGCGGATGCTGGTGTCGGGCGTGACGCTCGGCGAATTTCACCTCGATCATCCGGCGCCTGCCAAGCACGATCACGTTGTTTTGCACATGTCCGGCGGCGGGCGTGTGACCTTCAACGACGCGCGCCGTTTCGGGGCGATGGATCTGGTGCTGACCGAACGCGAGCAGGCCCATTGGCTACTGGCGGGGCTGGGCCCCGAGCCCTTCGGCAACGACTTCCACGAAGACTATCTGGTCGAGGCGCTCAAACGCCGCGCGACGCCGATCAAATCGGCGCTGCTCGATCAGCATGTCGTGGCGGGTCTTGGCAACATCTATGTCTGTGAAGTGCTGCATCGGGCAGGTATCGATCCGCGGCGTCAGGCGAAGCGGATCTCGAACCTGCGGCTCGCTTCGCTCGTGCCGATTATCCGCGAGGTGCTGAGCGAGGCGATCTCGGCCGGCGGCTCGTCCCTGCGCGACCATCGTCAGGCGGATGGGGAGCTGGGATATTTCCAGCACAGCTTCCATGTCTACGACCGCGAGGACACGCCCTGCACTACCTGCGCCACCCCGATCCGGCGCATCGTTCAATCGGGACGTTCGACCTTTTTCTGCCCGTCTTGCCAGAAATGA
- the ubiE gene encoding bifunctional demethylmenaquinone methyltransferase/2-methoxy-6-polyprenyl-1,4-benzoquinol methylase UbiE, with amino-acid sequence MSAEQSKTTHFGFQTVDEDAKAGMVHGVFSRVASKYDIMNDLMSMGIHRVWKDAMMDWLAPRPGQKLLDVAGGTGDVSFRFLKRAGSGHATVCDMTESMLVEGRKRAEAESMADSLDWVVGDAMALPFADNSFDVYTISFGIRNVTRIPDALKEAYRVLKPGGRIMVLEFSQIPNEMMQKAYDLYSFNVIPKMGEIVANDRDSYQYLVESIRKFPTQETFAQMIREAGFENVSYRNLSMGIAALHSGWKL; translated from the coding sequence ATGAGCGCAGAGCAATCAAAGACCACGCATTTCGGTTTTCAGACCGTGGACGAAGATGCCAAGGCTGGCATGGTTCACGGCGTGTTTTCGCGGGTGGCATCGAAATACGACATCATGAACGACCTGATGAGCATGGGCATCCACCGCGTCTGGAAAGATGCGATGATGGATTGGCTCGCGCCGCGACCGGGTCAAAAGCTGCTCGACGTGGCGGGCGGCACGGGCGACGTGTCCTTCCGCTTCCTCAAGCGCGCGGGCTCGGGCCACGCGACGGTCTGCGACATGACCGAATCGATGCTGGTCGAAGGCCGCAAGCGCGCCGAGGCCGAAAGCATGGCCGACAGTCTCGACTGGGTCGTGGGCGATGCGATGGCGCTGCCCTTCGCGGATAACTCCTTCGACGTCTACACGATCTCTTTCGGAATCCGGAACGTGACGCGCATTCCTGATGCGCTCAAGGAAGCCTACCGGGTGCTCAAGCCCGGCGGGCGGATCATGGTGCTCGAATTCAGCCAGATCCCGAACGAGATGATGCAGAAGGCCTATGATCTCTATTCCTTCAACGTGATCCCGAAGATGGGCGAGATCGTCGCGAATGACCGCGACAGCTATCAGTATCTGGTGGAATCGATCCGCAAATTCCCGACGCAGGAGACATTCGCGCAGATGATCCGCGAGGCCGGGTTCGAGAATGTCTCCTACCGGAACCTCTCGATGGGGATCGCGGCGCTGCATTCGGGCTGGAAACTTTAA
- the dnaA gene encoding chromosomal replication initiator protein DnaA, whose amino-acid sequence MTDDTWGQVCNELQKAVGQNNYTTWIAPLELIDLEDGIASFQAPTKFMCDWVSRNFAEPILSELRRAGVSAERVNISVPSRRPMNGSANGATRPTVPAPAPAAPVAKPRKTPRPDEPLPGAPLDSRFTFDSFVVGKPNELAHAAAKRVAEGGPVTFNPLFLYGGVGLGKTHLMHAIAHDLQHQRPDLRVLYLSAEQFMYRFVQALREKQIMDFKEMFRSIDVLMVDDVQFIAGKDSTQEEFFHTFNALVDQGKQIVISADRAPGEIKDLEERIKSRLSCGLVVDLHPTDYELRLGILQTKTEAYKSEYPDLKIAPGVLEFVAHRITSNVRILEGALTRLFAYGSLIGREITMDLAQECLKDQLRQSERKVTVEEIQRKVAEHYNVRLSDLVGPKRLRAIARPRQVAMFLAKSLTTRSLPDIGRRFGGRDHTTIMHGIRKIEELRGTDSQLAEDIELLRRLLES is encoded by the coding sequence ATGACGGACGACACTTGGGGGCAGGTTTGCAATGAGCTTCAAAAAGCGGTTGGGCAGAACAACTACACGACCTGGATCGCTCCGCTCGAGCTGATCGACCTCGAGGACGGCATCGCCTCGTTTCAAGCACCGACGAAATTCATGTGCGACTGGGTTTCGCGCAACTTCGCGGAACCGATCCTGAGCGAACTGCGCCGGGCCGGTGTCTCCGCCGAGCGCGTCAATATCTCGGTCCCGTCGCGCCGCCCCATGAACGGCTCTGCGAATGGCGCCACGCGCCCGACCGTTCCGGCCCCTGCCCCGGCCGCTCCTGTCGCCAAACCGCGCAAGACCCCGCGCCCCGACGAGCCGCTTCCCGGCGCGCCGCTGGATTCGCGCTTCACCTTCGACAGCTTCGTCGTCGGCAAACCGAACGAGCTGGCCCATGCCGCCGCCAAGCGCGTCGCCGAAGGCGGCCCCGTCACCTTCAACCCGCTGTTCCTCTATGGCGGCGTCGGCCTTGGTAAGACGCACCTCATGCACGCCATCGCGCATGACCTGCAGCATCAGCGCCCCGATCTGCGCGTGCTCTACCTCTCGGCCGAGCAGTTCATGTATCGCTTCGTGCAGGCGCTGCGCGAAAAGCAGATCATGGACTTTAAAGAGATGTTCCGCTCGATCGACGTCCTCATGGTCGATGACGTGCAGTTCATCGCCGGCAAGGATTCCACGCAGGAAGAGTTCTTCCACACGTTCAACGCGCTGGTCGATCAGGGCAAACAGATCGTCATCTCGGCGGATCGTGCGCCCGGCGAGATCAAGGATCTCGAAGAGCGCATCAAGTCGCGCCTGTCCTGCGGCCTCGTCGTCGACCTGCACCCGACCGATTACGAACTGCGCCTTGGTATTCTGCAGACCAAGACCGAAGCCTATAAGAGCGAGTATCCCGATCTGAAGATCGCCCCCGGCGTTCTGGAATTCGTGGCGCACCGGATCACGTCGAACGTGCGTATCCTCGAAGGCGCGTTGACCCGTCTCTTCGCCTATGGCTCGCTGATCGGGCGCGAAATCACGATGGATCTGGCGCAGGAATGCCTCAAGGACCAGCTGCGCCAATCCGAGCGCAAGGTCACCGTCGAGGAAATCCAGCGCAAGGTGGCGGAACATTACAACGTCCGCCTCTCGGATCTCGTGGGCCCCAAACGCCTGCGTGCCATCGCACGGCCGCGTCAGGTCGCGATGTTCCTCGCGAAATCGCTGACCACCCGTTCGCTTCCCGATATCGGGCGCCGCTTCGGTGGGCGCGATCACACCACGATCATGCATGGCATCCGCAAGATCGAAGAGCTGCGCGGCACGGATTCGCAGCTCGCCGAAGATATCGAGTTGCTCCGCCGCCTCCTTGAAAGCTGA
- the rpsT gene encoding 30S ribosomal protein S20, whose product MANTPQSKKRARQNERRQDVNKARRSRIRTFIRKVEEAIASGDYEAATNALRAAQPELARGVTKGVLHKNTASRKVSRLASRVKALNA is encoded by the coding sequence ATGGCTAACACGCCCCAGTCCAAGAAACGCGCCCGTCAGAACGAGCGCCGCCAAGACGTCAACAAAGCACGTCGTTCGCGCATCCGTACCTTCATCCGCAAAGTCGAAGAAGCAATCGCTTCGGGCGACTACGAAGCGGCGACCAACGCCCTGCGCGCTGCCCAGCCCGAACTGGCTCGTGGCGTCACCAAAGGCGTTCTGCACAAGAATACCGCATCGCGCAAAGTCTCGCGCCTCGCTTCGCGCGTGAAGGCTCTCAACGCCTGA
- a CDS encoding enoyl-CoA hydratase — MAYQTLIVEIEDYVALIRLNRPDALNALNSQLLGELAEALKSAEENDKVRCIVITGSEKAFAAGADIKEMSEKSFVDMFTSDFFGKEADAINRIRKPIIAAVAGYALGGGCELAMMCDFIICAENAKFGQPEINLGVIAGIGGTQRLTRFVGKSKAMDMHLTGRFMDASEAERSGLVSRVVPNAKLIPETMAAAQKIAEKSMLATRAAKEAVNRSYETTMNEGILFERRLFHGLFATDDQKEGMAAFLEKREPQFRDK, encoded by the coding sequence ATGGCCTACCAGACCCTGATCGTCGAGATCGAGGATTACGTTGCCCTGATCCGGCTCAACCGCCCCGACGCCCTGAACGCCCTGAACTCCCAATTGCTGGGGGAACTGGCCGAGGCGCTGAAATCGGCGGAAGAGAATGACAAGGTGCGTTGCATCGTCATCACCGGTTCGGAAAAGGCCTTCGCGGCTGGCGCAGACATCAAGGAAATGTCGGAAAAGAGCTTCGTGGACATGTTCACGAGCGACTTCTTCGGCAAGGAAGCGGATGCCATCAACCGCATCCGCAAACCGATCATCGCGGCAGTCGCGGGCTACGCGCTCGGCGGCGGCTGTGAACTGGCAATGATGTGCGATTTCATCATCTGCGCGGAGAACGCCAAGTTCGGCCAGCCCGAGATCAATCTCGGCGTGATTGCCGGGATCGGCGGCACCCAGCGCCTGACGCGCTTCGTGGGCAAGTCCAAAGCGATGGACATGCACCTCACGGGCCGCTTCATGGATGCGAGCGAGGCCGAACGGTCGGGGCTCGTCAGCCGCGTCGTTCCGAACGCCAAGCTGATCCCCGAGACGATGGCCGCGGCGCAGAAGATCGCCGAGAAGTCGATGCTCGCGACCCGCGCGGCGAAAGAAGCGGTCAACCGCTCCTACGAGACGACGATGAACGAGGGCATCCTGTTCGAGCGTCGTCTGTTCCACGGGCTGTTTGCGACCGACGACCAGAAAGAGGGCATGGCCGCCTTCCTCGAAAAGCGCGAGCCGCAATTCCGCGACAAGTGA
- the ubiB gene encoding 2-polyprenylphenol 6-hydroxylase — protein sequence MRGPHNIWRLIRTGATFIRTGAMHQALEAMEAPPRLRAVAYAISAPFAWLGYKGDPELPPVTRAITALGPAYIKFGQVLSTRPDVVGSELADQLRVLQDKLPPFETSVAKRMVEEELGAPADQLFMEFSEPVAAASIAQVHSARRADTGERVAVKVLRPGIERAFRRDLDAFHFAAAMIERISPASRRLRPSDVIKHFESVVMGELDLRLEAASASQFGANTEGDAGFLVPQPVWNLSAKRVMVLDWAEGLPMGDPDGLRAAGHDLKATGERVLQLFLSHALRDGFFHADMHHGNLKVAANGDILAYDFGIMGQIDEYTRRVYAEILMGFIQRDYKRVAEVHFEAGYVPADRDVDEFALALRAVGEPIFGMDAAHISMARLLAYLFEVTERFGMQTQTQLILLQRTMVVVEGVARSLHPSLNMWEVAKPVVEKYIRESLGPRAIANDLRKTVQVLGRFGPELPDLVKAAIRKQTEPTPPPVTVTRWRYAALISAGTALLLLGVVLGRLL from the coding sequence ATGCGCGGACCCCATAATATCTGGCGCCTGATCCGGACGGGCGCGACCTTCATCCGCACGGGTGCGATGCATCAGGCGCTCGAAGCGATGGAAGCGCCGCCGCGGCTGCGCGCCGTGGCCTATGCGATCAGTGCGCCCTTCGCGTGGCTCGGCTACAAGGGCGATCCGGAACTGCCGCCGGTGACGCGCGCGATCACCGCGCTGGGCCCGGCCTATATCAAGTTCGGTCAGGTCCTCTCGACACGGCCCGACGTGGTCGGCTCGGAGCTCGCCGATCAGCTGCGCGTGCTGCAGGACAAGCTGCCGCCCTTCGAGACCTCGGTGGCCAAACGCATGGTCGAGGAAGAACTGGGCGCGCCTGCCGATCAGCTCTTCATGGAGTTTTCCGAGCCCGTCGCCGCCGCCTCGATCGCGCAGGTCCATTCCGCGCGCCGCGCCGATACCGGCGAGCGCGTCGCGGTGAAGGTGCTGCGTCCGGGGATCGAGCGCGCCTTCCGCCGCGATCTCGACGCCTTCCATTTCGCCGCTGCGATGATCGAACGGATTTCGCCCGCCTCGCGCCGCTTGCGCCCGAGCGATGTTATCAAGCATTTCGAATCCGTGGTGATGGGCGAGCTGGACCTGCGCCTGGAGGCGGCCTCTGCCTCGCAGTTCGGCGCGAATACCGAAGGCGATGCTGGCTTCCTCGTGCCGCAGCCGGTGTGGAACCTTTCGGCCAAGCGGGTAATGGTGCTCGACTGGGCCGAGGGTCTGCCGATGGGCGACCCGGACGGTCTGCGCGCGGCGGGCCATGACCTCAAGGCCACCGGCGAGCGCGTCTTGCAGCTCTTTCTCAGCCATGCGCTGCGCGACGGTTTTTTCCATGCCGACATGCATCACGGCAATCTCAAAGTGGCCGCGAACGGCGATATTCTCGCCTATGATTTCGGGATCATGGGGCAGATCGACGAATATACCCGCCGGGTCTATGCCGAGATTCTCATGGGCTTCATCCAGCGCGACTATAAGCGCGTGGCGGAGGTGCATTTCGAGGCCGGTTACGTCCCCGCCGATCGCGATGTCGACGAGTTCGCTCTGGCGCTGCGCGCTGTCGGCGAGCCGATCTTCGGGATGGATGCGGCGCATATCTCGATGGCGCGGCTTCTGGCCTATCTCTTCGAGGTGACCGAGCGGTTCGGGATGCAGACCCAGACACAGCTGATCCTGCTGCAGCGCACGATGGTCGTCGTCGAGGGCGTCGCGCGCTCTCTGCATCCGTCTTTGAACATGTGGGAAGTCGCGAAGCCGGTCGTGGAGAAATATATTCGCGAAAGCCTTGGTCCGCGCGCCATCGCGAATGACCTGCGCAAGACGGTGCAGGTTCTGGGCCGCTTCGGGCCGGAACTCCCCGATCTGGTGAAAGCGGCGATCCGCAAGCAGACCGAACCGACGCCGCCCCCCGTGACGGTAACCCGCTGGCGCTATGCGGCGCTGATCTCTGCCGGGACCGCCTTGCTGTTGCTGGGCGTGGTGCTGGGTCGGTTGCTTTAA